In Desulfovibrio sp. UIB00, the following are encoded in one genomic region:
- the rplQ gene encoding 50S ribosomal protein L17 → MRHSNSGRKLSRTPAHRKALLQNLAKALLIHGKIRTTEIKAKELRRVVEPLITLAKRNDLHARRQAYRVLNDHALVKRLFDEIGPVFAGVPGGYTRILKLAMPRKGDNAPMAIIELSRALEAAPAAEAATEEAPAKPKRTRKPKVEETAEA, encoded by the coding sequence ATGAGGCATAGCAATTCCGGCAGGAAACTCTCGCGTACGCCTGCGCACCGTAAGGCCCTGTTGCAAAATCTCGCTAAGGCCCTGCTGATCCACGGCAAAATCCGCACCACGGAAATTAAGGCCAAGGAGCTGCGCCGGGTGGTGGAACCCCTGATCACCCTTGCCAAGCGCAACGACCTGCACGCCCGCCGTCAGGCTTACCGTGTGTTGAACGATCACGCTTTGGTTAAGCGCCTTTTTGACGAGATCGGTCCTGTTTTCGCCGGCGTTCCCGGCGGTTACACCCGTATCCTTAAGCTGGCCATGCCCCGTAAGGGCGACAACGCCCCCATGGCCATTATTGAGCTTTCTCGCGCTCTTGAAGCTGCTCCCGCTGCGGAAGCAGCCACTGAAGAAGCGCCTGCCAAGCCCAAGCGTACCCGCAAGCCCAAGGTTGAAGAAACCGCCGAAGCGTAA
- a CDS encoding Glu/Leu/Phe/Val dehydrogenase, which yields MATATTALENALAQLEQAAALAGLEPHVHEFLKRPMRELTVRIPLKMDNGTVKIIEAYRFHHNWANGPIRGGTRFHKDETPDDVRALSMWMTIKNACNNIPNGGGKGGIAVDPTTLSLNELERLCRSYIRAISSITGPWMDFPGADIGTDARTQSWMLDEWEAMHQRLEPAAVSGKAMPLGGSAGRALATSRGVQYATRAVAASVGKSMSSLRAVVQGFGKVGGNLVSLYNEDNVTICGVSDVNGGIYNADGLDVKDVFAWFEEKGTLTGYPKAKAVTNAELLVQDCDVLAPCAVQSVITPENAADVKAWAIMEGANGPVTVEAEKILRDRKVIDCPDVYANSGGTQVAHFERIQNLNNDCWTEEFVNKKLEGVFLDVFNEIYAVSNEKNITMRMACWVKALNHTVASMKWRSWV from the coding sequence ATGGCTACAGCAACTACAGCTCTTGAAAATGCACTCGCACAACTGGAACAAGCGGCAGCCCTCGCCGGACTCGAACCTCATGTTCATGAATTTCTCAAGCGTCCCATGCGTGAACTTACAGTGCGTATCCCCCTTAAAATGGATAATGGTACTGTAAAAATTATTGAAGCCTATCGTTTTCACCACAACTGGGCCAACGGTCCCATCCGTGGTGGTACGCGTTTTCATAAGGATGAAACGCCCGATGATGTGCGCGCGCTGAGCATGTGGATGACCATCAAAAACGCCTGCAACAACATTCCCAACGGCGGCGGCAAGGGCGGTATTGCCGTTGACCCAACCACCTTGTCTCTCAACGAACTGGAAAGGTTGTGTCGTAGCTATATCCGCGCCATCTCATCCATCACCGGACCTTGGATGGACTTTCCCGGCGCCGATATTGGCACCGATGCCCGCACTCAAAGCTGGATGCTGGACGAATGGGAAGCCATGCACCAGCGCCTTGAACCAGCTGCCGTGAGCGGCAAGGCCATGCCCCTTGGCGGTTCTGCTGGGCGCGCACTGGCCACCAGCCGTGGCGTGCAGTACGCCACCCGTGCCGTTGCGGCCTCAGTGGGCAAGTCCATGTCGAGCCTGCGCGCAGTTGTGCAGGGTTTTGGCAAAGTGGGCGGAAACCTTGTGTCGCTGTACAATGAAGACAACGTGACCATTTGCGGTGTAAGCGACGTGAACGGCGGCATCTACAATGCTGATGGTTTGGATGTGAAGGACGTGTTCGCCTGGTTTGAAGAAAAAGGCACCCTCACCGGTTACCCTAAGGCCAAGGCCGTGACCAACGCGGAACTGTTGGTGCAGGATTGTGACGTGCTGGCCCCCTGCGCCGTGCAGAGCGTTATCACCCCTGAAAATGCGGCTGACGTTAAGGCGTGGGCCATTATGGAAGGCGCCAACGGCCCTGTGACTGTTGAAGCCGAAAAGATCCTGCGCGACCGCAAGGTTATTGACTGCCCCGATGTGTACGCAAACTCTGGCGGCACCCAGGTGGCGCATTTTGAGCGCATTCAGAATCTCAATAACGACTGCTGGACTGAAGAATTCGTCAACAAGAAGCTTGAAGGCGTGTTTCTTGACGTATTCAACGAAATATACGCTGTCTCCAACGAGAAAAACATCACCATGCGCATGGCCTGCTGGGTCAAGGCGTTGAACCACACAGTGGCTTCCATGAAGTGGCGTAGCTGGGTATAG